The following coding sequences are from one Haloarcula taiwanensis window:
- a CDS encoding pyridoxamine 5'-phosphate oxidase: MQELSDDAVVDVLTDNGIGVLALSSPTGGAPYPVPVAFGYDPATDSLAFHLSESDDSQKHQHLTADATVGFTVYEETEPKSVWRSVVVTGELVEATYDEVEPALASLASNTQFAPNPVSWDDTATTTPYELRIDDWHGREFRVG, translated from the coding sequence ATGCAAGAACTAAGTGACGACGCGGTCGTTGATGTCCTCACCGACAACGGAATCGGCGTGCTGGCACTGTCCAGTCCAACTGGGGGGGCCCCGTATCCGGTCCCGGTGGCGTTCGGATACGATCCAGCGACGGATAGCTTGGCGTTTCATCTGTCAGAGAGCGACGATAGCCAGAAACACCAGCATCTGACTGCAGACGCCACCGTCGGGTTCACCGTGTACGAGGAAACCGAACCTAAATCGGTGTGGCGGAGCGTCGTGGTCACGGGTGAACTGGTGGAGGCGACGTACGACGAGGTAGAGCCGGCCCTTGCCTCGCTGGCCAGCAACACACAGTTCGCCCCGAACCCAGTTAGCTGGGACGATACAGCCACGACGACGCCGTATGAACTTCGAATCGATGACTGGCACGGCCGTGAATTCCGCGTCGGGTGA
- a CDS encoding SAM-dependent methyltransferase: MDPDDVRNDWASRSGKFSPEYYAELGPNEVSETLVNVLDHYVHDDARIIELGCGSGRHLAHLQTNGYGNLTGIDINDESFDVMAEHYPRLADSGTFHTGALEDIVTEFEADAFDVVYSVETLQHIHPDDAWVFEEIARIAGDLLIIAENEGNSPERGREDTAVSYVDDEFPLYHRNWKQVFSELGFAQLIREPTSRDTIRVFRAP, from the coding sequence ATGGACCCGGACGACGTTCGCAACGACTGGGCCTCCCGTTCCGGGAAGTTCTCGCCGGAGTACTACGCTGAACTCGGACCGAACGAGGTGAGTGAGACGCTGGTCAATGTACTCGACCACTACGTCCACGACGACGCCCGAATCATCGAACTGGGCTGTGGCTCGGGTCGCCACTTGGCGCATCTGCAGACCAACGGATACGGGAATCTCACCGGCATCGACATCAACGACGAATCCTTCGACGTGATGGCTGAGCACTACCCTCGGCTCGCGGATTCGGGGACGTTCCATACCGGTGCCCTCGAAGACATCGTCACCGAGTTCGAGGCCGACGCCTTCGATGTCGTCTACTCGGTCGAAACCCTCCAGCACATCCACCCCGATGACGCATGGGTGTTTGAAGAGATCGCCCGTATCGCCGGGGACCTCCTCATCATCGCCGAAAACGAGGGGAACAGCCCCGAGCGTGGACGCGAAGACACTGCGGTGAGCTACGTCGACGACGAGTTCCCGCTGTATCACCGCAACTGGAAGCAGGTGTTTTCGGAACTCGGGTTCGCGCAGCTAATCCGCGAACCCACGTCCCGGGACACCATTCGCGTGTTCCGTGCCCCGTAG
- a CDS encoding EamA family transporter: protein MTRSTRYIGLLFAALALIWGLSFVAIKTGLESVPPVLLAAVRHDIAAVVLLGYALWRGRALRPQTRDDWSLIFIGGTVLIGAHFALLFLGQQYVPSSFGAILLSLTPVVTPAFASTLIPSYRARPHELIGTVCGFIGVVIIANPTPGAVGGRLLGVALLISSAVAFAVGAVLTERYTSSLPLVSLQAWMTLLGAGILHAVSAGLPSEQLGTVTVGLEQIAAIAYLGIVASAIGFLLYFRLISTVGAAETSLVSYVVPAVTAISGWLLLGETLGPVTIAGFAVIVVGFAWVKADVLRSLRRRRTDSPSYRPYGPRDDCVVVSGNAYTTRE, encoded by the coding sequence ATGACACGCTCGACACGATATATCGGCTTGCTGTTTGCTGCGCTCGCACTCATCTGGGGACTCTCATTTGTGGCGATCAAGACTGGTCTCGAAAGCGTCCCGCCGGTGTTGCTGGCAGCTGTCCGACACGACATCGCTGCAGTCGTCCTGCTTGGCTATGCTCTCTGGCGAGGGCGGGCGCTGCGTCCACAGACTCGCGATGACTGGTCGCTGATTTTCATCGGCGGCACCGTCCTCATCGGGGCACACTTCGCGCTTCTGTTTCTCGGCCAGCAGTACGTCCCGAGTTCCTTCGGCGCAATCCTGCTCAGTCTCACGCCGGTCGTGACGCCGGCGTTCGCATCGACGTTGATACCGAGCTACAGGGCTCGACCACACGAACTCATCGGCACCGTCTGTGGGTTCATCGGTGTGGTCATCATTGCGAACCCCACACCGGGAGCGGTCGGCGGTCGGCTGCTCGGTGTCGCCCTGCTCATCAGTTCGGCTGTCGCCTTCGCCGTCGGCGCAGTCCTGACCGAGCGCTACACCAGTTCGCTCCCGCTCGTGAGCCTGCAGGCCTGGATGACGCTGCTCGGGGCAGGCATCCTGCACGCTGTCAGCGCGGGGCTGCCATCGGAGCAGCTGGGAACCGTCACGGTCGGGCTCGAACAGATAGCCGCAATCGCGTATCTCGGCATCGTGGCCAGCGCAATCGGGTTCCTCCTCTACTTCCGCCTGATCAGCACAGTCGGGGCCGCTGAAACCAGCCTGGTGTCCTACGTGGTTCCGGCAGTGACGGCCATCAGCGGCTGGCTCCTGCTCGGTGAGACACTCGGCCCGGTGACCATCGCTGGCTTCGCCGTAATCGTGGTCGGCTTCGCGTGGGTGAAAGCCGACGTGCTCCGGTCGCTCCGTCGTCGCCGGACGGACTCGCCATCGTACCGACCGTACGGGCCACGGGACGATTGCGTCGTCGTCAGCGGGAACGCGTACACGACCCGCGAGTGA
- a CDS encoding beta-carotene 15,15'-monooxygenase, with product MASHPGFHSLYDETAASISVTGDLPDWLRGSLIRNGPGAFSLPNGSSVDHWFDGFAMLYRFTFDPDTDAVHYRNRFLRTDAYRAATSGNFEGGFATGETTLRSRLATFLTDPYDNTNIIAERFGDEYLALTESPRKVRFDPNTLETTGHLEHDDDVPTGHLSCAHVKRDPTSGVLVNVETAFGRTSQYHVTAMSPDGTRRHVGSVDTDRPAYMHSFALTPRYVVLTEFPLRLDPRRFLKPGRQAPFIEQFEWDPDRGTRIIVMDRTTGTVVAEPVTDAVFGFHHVNAFERAGGRELVFDLETVPDATTIDSLYLDNLRAGEMGAIVGRIERFTVALGTGSGVTRYGPADATVAREMLYPDGSALPTVSPSRWCRPHRYVYAMGMDTPVTEWARRVLKLDTDTGAVETFDDGGDYFGEPVFVPAPDGDTEDDGVVLVVALNAADDQSRLLVLDGQTFEERARASLPHAAPFDFHGRYFPELRVATGN from the coding sequence ATGGCTTCTCACCCCGGATTCCACTCCCTGTATGATGAGACGGCGGCATCCATCTCCGTGACCGGTGACCTCCCGGACTGGCTCCGCGGCAGCCTCATCCGGAACGGGCCCGGCGCGTTCTCCCTCCCGAACGGTAGCAGTGTCGACCACTGGTTCGACGGGTTCGCGATGCTGTACCGGTTTACCTTTGACCCCGACACTGACGCGGTACACTATCGGAACCGCTTCCTCCGGACGGACGCGTACAGGGCGGCGACGAGTGGCAACTTCGAGGGCGGCTTTGCGACGGGCGAGACGACGCTTCGCTCGCGGCTGGCTACGTTCCTGACCGACCCCTACGATAACACGAACATCATCGCCGAGCGGTTCGGCGACGAGTACCTCGCACTGACTGAATCGCCCCGGAAGGTTCGTTTCGACCCGAACACGCTCGAAACGACAGGTCACCTCGAACACGACGACGACGTGCCGACCGGCCACCTCTCCTGTGCCCATGTTAAACGCGACCCGACGAGCGGCGTCCTTGTCAACGTCGAAACGGCGTTCGGACGGACCAGCCAGTACCACGTCACCGCAATGTCGCCCGACGGGACCCGACGACACGTCGGGAGCGTCGACACCGACCGGCCGGCGTACATGCACAGTTTCGCGCTTACGCCCCGGTACGTCGTCTTGACGGAGTTCCCGCTCCGACTCGACCCGCGACGGTTTCTCAAGCCCGGCCGGCAGGCGCCCTTCATCGAGCAGTTCGAGTGGGACCCCGACCGCGGGACTCGAATCATCGTCATGGACCGGACTACCGGGACGGTCGTGGCCGAGCCGGTCACCGACGCCGTGTTCGGCTTCCACCACGTCAACGCGTTCGAGCGAGCCGGCGGCAGGGAACTCGTGTTCGATCTCGAAACAGTACCCGACGCGACGACTATCGACTCCTTGTATCTGGATAACCTTCGTGCGGGCGAGATGGGAGCTATCGTCGGCCGCATCGAGCGGTTCACTGTCGCTCTCGGTACCGGGAGCGGCGTGACCCGCTACGGCCCTGCCGACGCGACGGTGGCGCGAGAGATGTTGTACCCCGACGGCAGCGCACTTCCGACTGTCTCACCGTCGCGGTGGTGTCGCCCGCACCGCTACGTGTACGCGATGGGGATGGACACCCCCGTTACCGAGTGGGCCCGTCGTGTGCTGAAACTCGACACTGACACTGGTGCTGTCGAGACGTTCGACGACGGTGGGGACTACTTCGGTGAGCCGGTGTTTGTTCCCGCACCAGACGGCGACACCGAGGATGACGGCGTGGTGCTGGTCGTTGCGCTGAACGCGGCAGACGACCAGTCCCGGTTGCTCGTACTCGACGGCCAGACGTTCGAAGAGCGCGCCAGAGCATCGCTTCCCCACGCAGCCCCGTTTGATTTCCACGGTCGATACTTTCCCGAACTTCGAGTGGCGACCGGCAACTGA
- a CDS encoding thioredoxin reductase, producing the protein MVTVGNRTGTTFDRDVIIVGGGPAGCAAGVFTARADLDTAIYDCGRSSLKRCAYLENYLGFPAGIDIDTLYDRIQDHAETAGCTVVSELVESLDRTDEGEGFVVQTQAGETATTRRVIAATRYDGEYMRGLDDDAAMFETYEHDGEERETFDREYANADGTTPVPGLYVASPSDEADMQAIIAAGRGARVARRVIADVRIDDGWWEAVADGVDWVRREAELDDEWTDRATWVDYFDDRYAEDAPVAPESERFQRVREAVIDERRSSYITPDEIAARTETGQETLAGYLDPEAVVSGLDQTAVLDAIDDETIRDYLDASDGRAEVSE; encoded by the coding sequence ATGGTGACAGTCGGGAACCGAACGGGGACGACCTTCGACCGGGATGTCATTATTGTCGGGGGCGGTCCGGCGGGGTGTGCGGCGGGTGTGTTCACGGCCAGAGCGGACCTCGATACGGCAATCTACGACTGTGGCCGGTCGTCGCTCAAGCGCTGTGCCTACCTCGAAAACTACCTCGGTTTCCCGGCCGGTATTGACATCGACACGCTGTACGACCGCATTCAGGACCATGCTGAGACCGCTGGCTGTACCGTCGTCTCCGAGTTGGTCGAATCGCTTGACAGAACCGATGAGGGGGAGGGGTTCGTAGTCCAGACGCAGGCGGGGGAGACGGCCACGACTCGTCGTGTCATCGCGGCGACCCGCTACGACGGCGAGTACATGCGTGGCTTAGACGACGACGCGGCGATGTTCGAGACGTACGAACACGACGGCGAGGAACGCGAAACCTTCGACCGTGAGTATGCCAACGCGGACGGCACGACACCGGTTCCGGGTCTCTACGTGGCGTCACCGTCCGACGAAGCGGATATGCAGGCGATCATTGCAGCCGGCCGGGGCGCGCGGGTCGCCCGCCGGGTGATCGCGGATGTGCGAATAGACGACGGCTGGTGGGAGGCTGTCGCTGACGGTGTGGACTGGGTCCGTCGCGAGGCCGAGCTAGACGACGAATGGACTGATCGAGCGACCTGGGTCGACTATTTCGACGACCGGTACGCCGAGGACGCCCCCGTTGCGCCGGAGTCGGAGCGGTTCCAGCGGGTCCGTGAGGCGGTCATCGACGAACGCCGGTCGTCGTATATCACGCCCGACGAAATAGCCGCCCGGACCGAAACAGGGCAGGAAACACTAGCGGGCTACCTTGACCCCGAAGCGGTCGTTTCGGGGCTCGATCAGACTGCTGTCCTCGATGCGATAGACGACGAAACAATCCGGGACTACCTCGACGCGAGCGACGGACGTGCGGAGGTGAGCGAGTAA
- a CDS encoding ABC transporter permease, with product MASETQGATDAWSQARSWLDTLDGSLFGLCVASIAVAFGAGLLQVSFGAYSMTILQAWQAVFDPKVWFSVQAWQSFFLGAELPELPKRTLIVWNIRMPRVIVAVLTGMCLAVSGAIFQAVTRNELASPFVLGVSSGAGLTVLLTLVLFSSLAPFLPLFAAVGGSIAFLLVYMIAWKGGTSPVRLVLAGVIVNMVFTSLQRGLFFFADDLGVVQSALAWITGSLTGVGWEEFRIAIIPTMAATLLALAGARQLNLLLLGEETARSLGMSVERVRFLLSGVAILAASTAISVAGIIGFFGLVVPHIVRLIVGSDYRRLLIGCVFVGPALMVVADVGARLALNPAQVPVGVVTGVVGGPYFLYLMRRQEQMGEI from the coding sequence ATGGCCAGTGAGACACAGGGCGCTACCGATGCGTGGTCGCAAGCCAGATCCTGGCTCGACACCCTCGATGGGTCCCTGTTCGGACTGTGTGTCGCAAGCATTGCCGTCGCCTTTGGGGCTGGCCTGCTCCAGGTGAGCTTCGGGGCGTATTCGATGACAATCCTTCAGGCGTGGCAGGCCGTGTTCGATCCGAAGGTGTGGTTCAGTGTTCAGGCGTGGCAGTCGTTTTTCCTCGGTGCCGAGCTCCCCGAACTACCGAAACGGACACTCATCGTCTGGAACATCCGGATGCCGCGGGTCATCGTCGCGGTGCTTACGGGGATGTGTCTCGCCGTCTCCGGAGCGATATTCCAGGCCGTGACACGAAACGAGCTGGCAAGTCCGTTTGTCCTGGGCGTGAGCTCCGGAGCGGGGCTCACTGTACTGCTAACCCTCGTTCTGTTCAGTAGTCTCGCCCCGTTCCTCCCGCTGTTTGCCGCGGTCGGTGGTTCCATCGCGTTCCTGCTTGTGTATATGATCGCGTGGAAGGGCGGAACGAGCCCGGTCAGACTGGTCCTTGCCGGTGTCATCGTCAACATGGTGTTTACCTCCCTCCAGCGGGGACTGTTCTTCTTCGCCGACGATCTGGGCGTTGTTCAGTCAGCACTGGCATGGATTACCGGCTCGCTTACCGGCGTCGGCTGGGAAGAGTTCCGAATCGCTATCATCCCGACGATGGCTGCGACACTACTCGCGCTGGCCGGCGCACGCCAACTGAACCTCCTCCTGCTCGGCGAGGAGACCGCGCGCTCGCTCGGGATGAGTGTCGAGCGGGTTCGGTTCCTGCTTTCTGGAGTCGCCATTCTGGCGGCCAGCACGGCGATCTCCGTCGCGGGAATCATCGGGTTCTTCGGCCTCGTAGTGCCTCACATCGTCCGACTCATCGTCGGGAGCGACTACCGCCGGCTCCTCATCGGTTGCGTGTTCGTTGGGCCGGCGCTGATGGTCGTCGCAGATGTCGGTGCGCGGCTGGCCCTGAACCCCGCGCAGGTTCCGGTCGGCGTCGTCACCGGCGTCGTCGGCGGCCCGTACTTCCTCTATCTGATGCGGCGACAGGAACAGATGGGTGAGATCTAA
- a CDS encoding ferrichrome ABC transporter ATP-binding protein, whose amino-acid sequence MPQNNSNSDGIASTNDTAAGPQSARRDRPLVGDDVVLSYSSADDPVIDGESISAEPGAVTALVGPNGSGKSTLLKGLANQLQPDAGSVLLDGQDIQTLETKAIARKLGLLSQESTSPSSISVEDLVYHGRYPHRGFFDSVTEEDEAAVERAIDLAGCGHIREREVGSLSGGQKQLAWIAMVLAQDTDVLLLDEPTTFLDLHHQLEVMEIIETLRDESDITIVVVLHDIEQAARLADRMVALKDGEIQARGRPEDVVTEQLLADVFEIEAEVTATPHGPRVNPIRPRHDGDEHTAGDDSADSDRAEEVVAE is encoded by the coding sequence ATGCCACAGAACAACTCGAACTCGGACGGTATCGCCTCGACCAACGACACCGCTGCTGGGCCCCAGTCAGCCCGCCGGGACCGGCCGCTGGTCGGCGACGATGTGGTGCTTTCGTACTCCAGTGCGGATGACCCGGTCATCGACGGCGAGTCGATTTCCGCTGAACCGGGGGCCGTGACAGCGCTCGTCGGCCCGAACGGGTCCGGCAAGAGCACGTTGCTGAAAGGGCTCGCAAATCAGCTCCAACCCGACGCCGGATCTGTACTGCTCGACGGACAAGACATCCAGACGCTTGAGACCAAAGCGATTGCCCGAAAACTCGGCCTCCTCTCTCAGGAGAGTACGTCGCCGAGCAGCATATCGGTCGAGGATCTGGTGTATCACGGTCGCTACCCACACCGCGGGTTCTTCGACAGCGTCACCGAAGAAGACGAGGCTGCTGTCGAGCGGGCGATTGATCTGGCCGGCTGTGGACACATCCGTGAGCGCGAAGTCGGCAGCCTCAGTGGGGGCCAGAAACAGCTCGCCTGGATCGCAATGGTCCTTGCACAGGACACCGACGTGCTGTTGCTCGATGAGCCGACGACGTTTCTCGACCTGCACCACCAGCTTGAGGTGATGGAGATAATCGAAACGCTCCGGGACGAGAGTGACATTACCATCGTTGTCGTCCTGCACGATATCGAGCAGGCGGCTCGCCTCGCCGACCGGATGGTCGCACTCAAAGACGGCGAGATTCAGGCACGGGGACGGCCAGAGGATGTCGTCACCGAACAACTACTCGCGGACGTTTTCGAGATCGAAGCAGAGGTCACGGCCACGCCACACGGCCCACGCGTGAATCCGATCCGTCCCCGCCACGACGGTGACGAACACACTGCTGGTGACGATTCTGCCGACTCGGACCGTGCTGAGGAAGTCGTTGCCGAATAG
- a CDS encoding ABC transporter substrate-binding protein, whose amino-acid sequence MAGDATDAETPTRREYVKYGGTVLTAGLLAGCTSDAEQGATETASGAETDTHTVDGSYSVSMSPMGAVTFDSPPETVFTRLTHHADMAFALGRGDTVTAMHAPEYYNGLWNQFVDRLPGVSLDWTGLYSSWKPSKEKLYELDSDIHLADPAWIAKQDNWDREDFEEVATNVSPWFGNSLSDRHAEPPSGWADYEYYTLWEQFELVAEAFQEQARYEALAAIHDEMRSTIDANLPPESERPSAVMLAAADLDEIYAYTLDNPGFLTAHTRPFGARDAFEGSVETNSVVDFETLLEADPDVILHLGGFEPSTSLPERREAFKSDPVGSEITAVQNDRIYPQGARYQGPILHLFQLEMTAKQLYPEQFGEWPTYTSGPYPEIPPEEQLFDRQRVADIINGAFEA is encoded by the coding sequence ATGGCTGGCGACGCTACAGACGCCGAGACACCGACGCGGAGAGAGTATGTGAAGTACGGGGGAACGGTTCTCACCGCCGGGTTGCTTGCGGGATGTACCAGTGACGCCGAGCAGGGGGCCACAGAAACGGCGTCCGGAGCGGAGACGGACACCCACACGGTCGACGGTTCGTACTCTGTGTCGATGTCACCGATGGGAGCGGTGACCTTCGACTCGCCACCGGAGACCGTCTTTACGCGGCTCACACACCACGCCGACATGGCATTCGCGCTGGGGCGTGGGGATACCGTCACGGCAATGCACGCCCCTGAATATTATAACGGGCTCTGGAACCAGTTCGTCGACCGACTTCCGGGGGTGTCGCTGGACTGGACCGGACTGTACTCCTCGTGGAAGCCGAGCAAGGAGAAACTGTACGAACTGGACAGCGATATCCATCTGGCAGACCCGGCCTGGATCGCCAAACAGGACAACTGGGACCGGGAGGACTTCGAGGAGGTCGCCACCAACGTCTCACCATGGTTCGGCAACTCACTGAGCGACCGGCACGCCGAACCCCCGTCCGGGTGGGCTGACTACGAGTACTACACCCTCTGGGAGCAGTTCGAACTCGTGGCCGAGGCGTTTCAGGAACAGGCCCGCTACGAGGCGCTTGCGGCGATCCACGACGAGATGCGCTCGACTATCGACGCGAATCTGCCGCCCGAGTCGGAGCGGCCGTCGGCAGTGATGCTCGCCGCGGCTGACCTCGACGAGATCTACGCCTATACGCTTGACAACCCCGGATTCCTGACCGCGCATACCCGCCCATTCGGGGCACGAGACGCCTTCGAGGGGTCGGTCGAAACGAACTCTGTGGTCGACTTCGAAACCCTACTTGAGGCCGACCCGGATGTAATCTTGCACCTCGGCGGGTTCGAACCGAGTACGAGCCTTCCGGAGCGACGGGAAGCGTTCAAATCTGACCCGGTCGGGTCGGAGATTACGGCCGTACAGAACGACCGGATTTACCCACAGGGGGCGAGATATCAGGGCCCGATACTGCACCTCTTCCAGCTGGAGATGACGGCTAAGCAACTGTATCCCGAGCAGTTCGGCGAGTGGCCGACCTACACTTCGGGGCCGTACCCTGAGATTCCGCCCGAGGAACAGCTGTTCGACCGCCAGCGGGTCGCAGACATCATCAACGGAGCATTTGAAGCATGA
- a CDS encoding ferrichrome ABC transporter substrate-binding protein, with protein MSDNDTTTDARTRRDYLKYGGAVISGGLLAGCTGDADSQSTPESTDSDASTVTANPDATTPTAADSYTVSMEPMGEVQFDSAPERWMAYFSTYGDMAIALGQLEGLAGLIFTENWPMAFFDAIPNVDVTFDDIPQLMRDGSIGKEAFYEMDSDVHLFDPNFVRVLDDTWSDSDFTEVRTNIGPIVGNSIRRRNDDWHDYRYYSLYEAFDRIADAFQERERYAAFADLHDSLLTEINNGLPPENERPTVGLLSINSDFEGGSFYAYPVHDGNGHKQYRDLGMRGAFDEVIDGSYAEWDYEQLLDVDPDILLFQYGFSHVSTEEFEDRMATMREDPIGQQLSAVQNDRLYRGGTSYQGPIINLFQTEAAAKQFYPETFGEWHGLGTTSDQEQLFDRQRVAAIINGEI; from the coding sequence ATGAGTGATAACGACACGACAACCGACGCACGAACGCGCAGAGACTATCTGAAATACGGCGGGGCGGTCATCAGTGGTGGGCTGCTCGCCGGCTGTACCGGCGATGCCGACTCACAGTCGACGCCGGAATCGACAGACAGTGACGCGTCGACAGTTACTGCAAACCCCGACGCGACGACACCGACTGCAGCGGACTCGTACACGGTGTCGATGGAGCCGATGGGCGAGGTACAGTTCGACTCGGCTCCTGAGCGGTGGATGGCCTACTTCAGCACCTACGGGGACATGGCTATCGCGCTGGGGCAACTTGAGGGTCTTGCGGGGCTGATATTCACTGAGAACTGGCCGATGGCGTTCTTCGACGCCATCCCGAACGTCGACGTGACGTTCGATGATATTCCACAACTGATGCGCGACGGGAGTATCGGCAAAGAGGCCTTCTACGAGATGGACTCTGATGTCCACCTGTTTGACCCGAACTTCGTCCGGGTGCTTGACGACACCTGGTCCGATTCGGACTTCACTGAGGTCAGAACCAACATCGGCCCGATCGTCGGGAACAGCATCCGGCGACGGAACGACGACTGGCACGATTACCGGTACTACTCGCTGTACGAGGCCTTCGACCGAATCGCCGATGCGTTCCAGGAACGCGAACGCTACGCGGCGTTTGCTGACCTCCACGATTCGCTGCTCACTGAAATCAATAACGGGCTGCCGCCTGAAAACGAACGGCCAACAGTCGGTCTGCTCTCGATCAACTCCGACTTCGAAGGCGGGTCGTTCTACGCTTATCCCGTCCACGATGGAAACGGGCACAAGCAGTACCGTGACCTTGGGATGCGCGGTGCGTTCGACGAAGTTATCGACGGGAGCTACGCCGAGTGGGACTACGAGCAACTCCTCGATGTCGACCCCGACATCCTCCTGTTCCAGTACGGCTTCTCGCACGTTTCGACCGAGGAGTTCGAGGACCGAATGGCCACGATGCGAGAAGACCCTATTGGTCAGCAACTCTCAGCGGTTCAGAATGACCGACTCTACCGCGGTGGGACTTCGTATCAGGGACCAATTATTAATCTGTTTCAGACGGAAGCCGCCGCCAAACAGTTCTACCCTGAGACGTTCGGCGAGTGGCACGGCCTCGGTACTACCTCGGACCAGGAGCAACTGTTCGACCGACAGCGAGTGGCAGCCATCATCAACGGCGAAATCTAA
- a CDS encoding IMP dehydrogenase has product MRAAIYRGPGEITVEEVPRPEIESPTDAIVRVTHTAVCGSDLWFYRGQSDREEGSRVGHEPMGIVEEVGDDVRSVEPGDRVFAPFVISCGRCEFCRKGLHTSCVNGDSWGGENGGGQGEYVRAPEADGTLVRVPDRHADDEDTLEAILPLTDVMGTGHHAAVSAGVREGDTCIVVGDGAVGLCGVLAARRLGAERIIAMGHHEDRLELAESFGATETIAARGQEAVDAADDLTNGGANHVLECVGAASAMETAIDVCRPGGTVGYVGVPHGLDDSGLDMFSLFGDNIGLNGGVAPVRAYADDLLADVLQGTLDPSPIFTKTVDLDGVPEGYRAMDEREAIKVLVKL; this is encoded by the coding sequence ATGCGCGCAGCCATCTACCGTGGCCCCGGTGAGATTACCGTCGAAGAGGTCCCCCGACCAGAGATTGAATCGCCGACCGACGCGATTGTACGCGTGACCCACACCGCTGTCTGTGGCTCCGACCTGTGGTTCTATCGCGGCCAGAGCGACCGTGAGGAAGGGTCACGCGTCGGCCACGAACCGATGGGTATCGTCGAGGAGGTCGGCGACGATGTGCGCTCTGTCGAACCCGGCGACCGGGTGTTCGCCCCGTTCGTTATCAGCTGTGGCCGGTGTGAGTTCTGTCGGAAAGGGCTGCATACGTCCTGTGTCAATGGCGATTCGTGGGGCGGCGAAAACGGCGGCGGGCAGGGTGAGTACGTCCGAGCGCCGGAAGCCGACGGGACGCTGGTCCGCGTTCCCGACCGTCACGCCGACGACGAGGACACGCTGGAAGCGATTCTGCCCCTGACAGATGTTATGGGCACCGGCCACCACGCGGCGGTGAGCGCCGGTGTCAGGGAAGGCGACACCTGTATTGTTGTCGGCGACGGTGCCGTTGGACTGTGCGGGGTGCTGGCGGCACGCCGCTTAGGTGCAGAACGCATCATTGCGATGGGCCACCACGAGGACCGCCTCGAACTCGCCGAGTCGTTCGGTGCGACAGAGACCATCGCCGCACGCGGCCAAGAGGCCGTGGACGCCGCGGACGACCTGACCAACGGCGGGGCAAACCACGTCCTCGAGTGTGTCGGTGCGGCTTCAGCAATGGAGACTGCCATCGATGTCTGTCGCCCGGGCGGGACCGTCGGCTACGTCGGCGTCCCGCACGGGCTCGATGACTCCGGGCTAGATATGTTTTCGCTGTTCGGCGATAATATCGGGCTCAACGGCGGCGTCGCACCGGTTCGTGCCTACGCTGACGACCTGCTGGCCGATGTGTTGCAGGGCACGCTTGACCCGTCGCCGATCTTCACGAAAACAGTCGATCTCGACGGTGTTCCCGAGGGATATCGGGCGATGGACGAGCGCGAGGCGATCAAGGTTCTCGTCAAGTTGTAG
- a CDS encoding thioredoxin reductase, with the protein MTDILIVGGGPAGLSAALFAQKNGLETTVFDTDGTWMHKAHLFNYLGVGSQDGSAFMETARSQVDSFGVDRKQGTEVTDVQQTDAGFEVTTEDDTYQAAYLVLATGANRDLAASLGCDMTDEDTVDVDVTMETSVNDAYATGGMVRAEEWQAVISAGDGAAAALNILTKEKGEHFHDFDTPADADEMFGPEA; encoded by the coding sequence ATGACAGACATTCTCATTGTCGGCGGCGGCCCCGCCGGCCTGAGTGCGGCACTGTTCGCACAAAAAAACGGACTGGAGACGACGGTCTTCGACACTGACGGGACGTGGATGCACAAAGCACACCTGTTCAACTATCTCGGGGTCGGGTCCCAAGACGGCTCCGCGTTCATGGAAACCGCCCGGTCACAGGTCGATAGCTTCGGCGTCGACCGAAAGCAGGGTACAGAGGTGACCGACGTACAGCAAACTGACGCCGGATTCGAGGTCACCACCGAAGATGACACGTACCAAGCGGCGTATCTCGTCCTCGCGACGGGGGCCAACCGTGACCTCGCTGCGTCGCTCGGCTGTGACATGACCGACGAGGATACCGTTGACGTGGACGTGACGATGGAGACGAGCGTCAACGACGCCTACGCGACGGGGGGTATGGTCCGAGCCGAGGAGTGGCAGGCCGTCATCTCTGCCGGAGACGGCGCGGCCGCAGCGCTGAATATCCTCACGAAGGAGAAGGGAGAGCACTTCCACGACTTCGATACCCCCGCCGACGCGGACGAGATGTTCGGCCCCGAAGCATAG